The window ATGTTTACGCTAATTCTATTTTTTCAAATTCCAAAACAGCTGTCGGTGGTGGTGTCGCAACGAGTCAGGTCGCCCAGCAATTTCATCAAGGCAGCTTACAGCTGACAAGTAACTCCCTTGATATGGCAATTAAAGGCGGTGGCTTCTTTGTCACTGCCTCTGAGATTGGCAGTCTTGACCATTCGTTTACTCGTGCAGGGGCATTTAAAGTCGATTCAAATAACTACATGGTTGATTCTGCCGGTAATTTTTTGCAGACGTTCCCTGTGGATAAAGATGGTAACTCGACATCGGTAAGTTTGACTACAGCTAAACCAGTGCAAATCCCTGATACTGCAGGTAGCCCAATAAAAACTGAAAATGTCAGTTTACAAATGAATCTAAATGCTAAGGAAAGTACCCTTGACCCTGCTGCATTCGATCCTCTAGACCCTAAGACATACAATAACGTTACCTCAATGACTATGTATGACTCACTCGGTGAGCCACACATCATGACAACCTATTTTGTTAAGCCTAATGATGCCTCTTATAATGGAGAGAGCAATTGGGTGGCCTATTACGCTATTGATGGTAAACAAGTCGATCTAGATGGTGCTGCAGGTACTTATCAAACGGATACTACGGGCGATGGTAATCCTGACTCAACCAGTACAGCGCAGACAACCGGCGGTTGGAAGGGCTCTGTACTCAAGTTCAATTCTGTTGGTGTCTATACCGGTAGTGATCCAGCGGTCGTTAAGACTGAGACTTTAGGTGTGGGTGGTGCAGGCGTTTTAGGTGCTGGAGCTGATGGCACTCAAGACTTAACAATTAAGTTTAATGCGCCAACTCAATATGCTGCTCCTTTTGCGGCAACAGAGTTAACACAAGACGGTACTACTGTTGGTCGTTTAACTAACGTTGAAATTGGTGCTGATGGTTTAATTACTGCAAGTTACTCGAACGGTTCAAGTGTGCCTTTAGCACGGGTTGCCTTGGTTCGATTTGCTAACGAACAAGGTTTAACACAAGTGGGTAACACTTCGTGGAAAGCTAGCTTGAATTCTGGTCCTGCTCTTGCTGGTGAGGCAAATAGCGGTACTTTTGGTAGCATCAGTTCATCGGCGTTAGAACAATCGAATATCGATTTGACCACTGAACTGGTCGATTTGATTTCGGCGCAGCGTAACTTCCAAGCGAACTCTCGTACCCTTGAAGTAAACAACACGCTGCAACAAACCGTATTACAAATCCGCTAATCATTACATTGTATGACTAAGTGTTGCCGCCAGTGGCAACACTTAGCCTTTATCTAGCTGTCAATTCACTTCATTTTCCTATTCTTCAATTCTATCAGTAAATTAAAAGTCAATTTTGTTGGCATGATGCTTGCTTTGCTATTGTCATGTAGAAAATTTGACGGAGCAGTCTGTGGACAAATTCCTTTATGTCGCCATGAGTGGTGCCAAGCAAAATATGAATGAGCTGGCGCTCCGTGCGAACAACTTAGCCAACGCGAATACCGACGGTTTTAAATCCGATATGGCGCAAGCTCGCTCGATGCAGGCCTTCGGTGAAGGATTGCCGACAAGGGTGTTTGCGATGACAGAATCTCCGTCAGCAAATTTTCGCTCTGGCCCCATAAAAACCACTGGACGAGATCTCGATGTTGCCATTAAAGGCGACGGCTGGTTTGCCGTTCAGGCGAAAGATGGCAGTGAAGCTTATACCCGCTCAGGCAGTTTAAGTTTCGACTCTACGGGTTTACTACACAATGACAGGGGAAATCCTGTTATGGGAGATGCGGGCCCCATAGTGTTGCCGCTCCCTATTGAGAAGGTTTCAATTTCTCAGGATGGCATTATTTCTGTTCGACCTCAGGGCGCTACCGCTGAAGTGGTGGAAGAAGTTGGTCGCTTGAAACTCGTTAATCCCGGCAATGCGCAGATGATGCGTGGTGAAGATGGATTATTTCGACAAATGTCAGGAGAACCAGCACCAGCTGATCCTTTCGTCGCAGTTGAAAGTGGCGCAGTGGAAGGCAGTAACGTAAACCCTGTCGATGAAATGGTGTCTTTGATTGACCTTCAGCGTCAGTTTGAATTGCAAGTCAAGATGATGAAAACCGCGGAAGAAAATGATCGCGCTTCATCCTCATTAATGCGTATTAGTTAGGAGATAGATTATGCATCCGGCGTTATGGATTAGTAAAACTGGCTTAGACGCACAGCAAACTGACATTGCGGTGATCTCAAACAACGTGGCGAACGCCAGCACTGTGGGCTACAAGAAAAGTCGCGCAGTATTTGAAGATTTGCTTTACCAAACAGTTAACCAAGCGGGCGGTGTCAGCGCTTCTAACACTAAGTTACCTAATGGGTTAAACATAGGTGCGGGTACCAAAGTCGTCGCCACGCAGAAAATGTTTACCCAAGGCAACATGCTGACTACGGATAACTCATTGGATCTTATGATTGAAGGCCCAGGCTTTTTTGAAATCCAGCTACCTGATGGTACTGCGGCCTATACCCGAAATGGTCAGTTTACCTTAGACGATACGGGCCAGATTGTGACACCCGGTTCTGGCTACTTGCTGCAACCCGCGATCACTATTCCTGACAATGCGACCAGTATTACCGTTTCCGCGGAGGGTGAAGTTTCAGTGAAAACCCCTGGTACTGCTGAGAACCAAGTTGTGGGTCAGTTGACTATGACGGATTTTATTAATCCATCGGGTCTAGATCCCATGGGGCAAAACTTATACACGGAAACTGGTGCGAGCGGCACGCCAATTCAAGGTACCGCTTCGTTAGATGGTATGGGAGCGATTCGTCAAGGCGCCTTAGAAACCTCTAACGTTAACGTGACCGAAGAACTGGTGAACCTTATCGAAAGTCAGCGCATTTACGAGATGAACTCCAAAGTGATTTCAGCGGTAGATCAGATGCTGTCTTATGTGACTCAGAATTTATAGAGGCAAACATCATGGCTAGATATCTTGTGGTGGCCGTCGCGTTATTGCTTGCAGCCTGTAGCTCGACGCAAAAGAAACCCCTTGCGGATGATCCCTTTTACGCGCCGGTATACCCAGAGGCTCCGCCAACAAAAATTGCCGCGACAGGTTCTATTTATCAAGACAGTCAAGCATCTAGCTTGTATTCGGATATTCGTGCTCACAAAGTGGGTGACATTATCACTATCGTTTTGAAAGAGTCGACTCAAGCTAAGAAGAGTGCAGGCAATCAGATTAAAAAAGGCTCCGACATGACTTTAGATCCCATTTTTGCCGGTGGCAGTAACGTGTCTATTGGCGGAGTGCCAATTGATTTACGTTATAAAGATAGCATGAACACTAAACGTGAATCGGATGCGGATCAGAGTAATAGTTTAGATGGCAGCATCTCGGCAAACGTGATGCAAGTGTTGAATAACGGCAGCTTAGTGATCCGCGGCGAAAAATGGATCTCAATCAATAACGGTGATGAGTTTATTCGCGTCACTGGTCTCGTTCGCTCGCAGGACATTAAACCCGATAACACTATCGATTCAACGCGAATGGCCAATGCTCGTATTCAATACAGTGGCACTGGCACTTTCGCAGATGCTCAAAAAGTGGGCTGGTTAAGCCAGTTCTTTATGAGCGACTGGTGGCCCTTCTAAGGAGTCGTATCATGAAATATAAACTGGTGTTAGCCGTTGCCGTGCTAGTGTTTTCTCTACCTAGTCAGGCTGAACGAATTAAAGATATTGCCAATGTGCAGGGCGTACGCAGTAACCAGTTGATCGGTTATGGCTTAGTGGTTGGTTTGCCGGGAACGGGTGAGAAAACCAGTTATACCGAGCAGACCTTTATGACTATGCTGAAAAATTTCGGCATTAATCTTCCTGACAACGTCAAACCAAAGATTAAAAACGTTGCTGTGGTTGCCGTACACGCCGATATGCCAGCCTTTATCAAACCGGGTCAAGATCTTGACGTCACCGTATCTAGCTTAGGCGAAGCCAAAAGTTTACGCGGTGGCACCTTGCTACAAACCTTTTTGAAAGGTGTTGACGGTAATGTGTATGCCATAGCCCAAGGCAGCTTAGTGGTGAGTGGTTTTAGTGCAGATGGTTTAGATGGTTCAAAGGTCATTCAAAATACCCCAACAGTTGGCCGTATACCCAATGGCGCGATTGTTGAGCGCAGTGTGGCGACCCCATTTTCAACTGGCGATTATTTGACGTTTAACCTACGTCGTTCTGATTTCTCTACCGCACAACGGATGGCCGATGCGATTAATGAGCTATTAGGCCCTGATATGGCGCGTCCTTTAGACGCAACATCTGTGCAGGTCAATGCTCCGCGTGATGTATCACAACGGGTGTCTTTTTTAGCAACGCTTGAAAACCTTGATGTTATTCCTGCAGAAGAATCTGCCAAAGTGATTGTTAACTCACGTACCGGAACCATAGTGGTTGGGCAAAACGTGCGTTTACTCCCAGCGGCGATTACCCATGGCGGCATGACAGTCACGATTGCTGAGGCAACCCAGGTTTCACAGCCAAATGCCTTGGCTAATGGTCAAACAACCGTCACCAGCAATAGTACGATTACAGCGACAGAAAGTGATCGCCGTATGTTTATGTTTAATCCAGGCACTACGCTGGATGAGCTGGTTAGAGCGGTTAACTTGGTCGGTGCAGCCCCTTCAGATGTGTTAGCAATACTGGAAGCGTTAAAAGTGGCAGGAGCTTTGCATGGTGAACTTATCATCATCTAATTTCTGTCGGGAAAATCATGGAAAAGCTTTCAAGTTCATCACATTTTCTTGACCTGGGCGGCTTAGATTCACTCCGCGCCCAGGCACAGAAGGATGAGAAGGGCGCCTTGAAAAAGGTCGCCCAACAATTTGAAGGTATTTTCGTGCAAATGCTGATGAAAAGTATGCGCGATGCCAATGCGGTTTTTAAGTCTGATAGTCCTCTCAATAGCCAATACACTCAGTTTTACGAACAGATGCGCGATCAGCAGTTATCGGTCGATTTATCTGACAAAGGGGTATTGGGCCTTGCCGATATGATGGTGCAGCAACTCTCCCCTGAAACCAGTCATTTCACGCCAGCATCGGTATTACGCGACGATGGCGGTATGAAAATGCTCCATGATGCTAAAGCCCTTAACGTGCCAATGCAGAGTGCAGCCGCTCCAGTGGTTGAACCCACAGTTGTTAATCATGGTGTCCCCACTGCCATTGCTCGACCAGCATTTGAGCCCGATCGCGCCATGGATGCAAATTCATCAATGGACATTGATACGCCTCATCGTTTACTGGCAATTGATACACCTAAGCCAAGCTGGAGCGAACAGTCACTTTCTGTCGTCGACCCTGTGATTAGCGGCCAAGTTTTGCCTACGGCAGCCTTTAGGGAAACCCAGAAGATAGTCCGTTTCGGTAGCCGAGAAGAGTTTTTGGCGACCTTATACCCACACGCTGAAAAAGCGGCAAAAGCATTAGGCACCCAACCAGAAGTATTGTTGGCGCAATCGGCACTTGAAACCGGCTGGGGACAAAAAATTGTTCGCGGCAATAACGGCGCGCCAAGTCATAACCTATTCAATATTAAAGCTGATCGCCGTTGGCAGGGTGATAAAGCGAACGTCAGCACCTTAGAATTCGAACACGGTGTGGCTGTGCAGCAAAAAGCCGACTTCCGTGTTTACAGTGACTTTGAGCATAGCTTCAACGATTTTGTGTCCTTCATTGCCGAAGGCGATCGTTATCAAGATGCGAAGAAAGTGGCGGCTTCGCCAACTCAGTTTATTCGAGCTTTGCAGGATGCGGGTTATGCCACAGATCCTCGATATGCTGAAAAAGTCATTAAAGTGATGCAGTCCATCAGTGAAGAGCTGAAATCAATTCTGCCAGGAGAAGACAAATGATGAACCTTACAACCCTGTTTGTTCATAGGAGTGTCAACTAATGGCCGTTGATCTGCTGAATATTGCGCGAACTGGGGTGCTTGCCTCCCAGTCGCAACTGGGTGTCACCAGTAATAACATTGCTAACGCCAATACCGCGGGTTACCACAGACAAGTGGCAACCCAGTCGACTCTAGAATCACAGCGTTTAGGCAATAGCTTTTATGGCACTGGAACTTACGTTAATGACGTTAAGCGTATCTACAATGACTATGCCGCAAGAGAGTTGCGCATTGGCCAAACAACGCTCAGTGCCGCCGAAGCCAGCTACGGTAAATTGAGTGAACTCGATCAGCTATTTTCACAAATAGGCAAAGTTGTGCCACAAAGCTTGAATGATCTGTTTTCAGGGCTAAATAGCGTAGCGGACTTACCTGCAGATTTGGGTATCCGCAGCTCGACCTTAACGAATGCGCAGCAAGTCGCGAGTAGCCTGAATCAGATGCAGTCTTATTTGAATGGTCAGCTCGATCAGACGAATGACCAGATAACCGGCATGACCAAGCGTATCAATGAGATAGGTACTGAGCTGGCAAAGTTAAATCTAGAGTTGATGAAGTCGCCGAATCAAGATGCGCAGCTGCTCGATAAGCAAGATGCACTCGTTCAAGAGTTGAGTCAGTACGCCCAAGTGAATGTCATCCCGCAAGAAAATGGCGCCAAGAGTATCATGCTCGGTGGCTCTGTGATGCTGGTTTCCGGTGAGATTGCCATGAGTATGGGGACTCAAGCGGGTAACCCATTTCCCAAAGAGTTACAGCTTAACTCAAGTATTGGCTCGCAAAGCGTCACTGTTGACCCAAGTAAACTTGGCGGTCAGCTAGGAGCTATGTTTGATTATCGTGACCAGACGTTAATTCCCGCAGGTCATGAGCTTGACCAATTAGCTTTGGGCGTGGCGGATAACTTCAACAAAATGCAAGCGCAAGGCATTGACCTCAATGGGCAACTCGGCGCCAATATCTTCAAAGATATCAATGATCCTATGATGTCCTTAGGCCGTGCAGCCGGTTTTTCTGGTAACACTGGCAATGCAACATTAGGCGTCACCATCGATGACACCAGTCTATTAACTGGTGGTGCCTACGAGCTGTCATTTACCTCGCCTGCCACTTATGAGTTGAGAGATACAGAAACGGGGACGATAACACCGCTGACGTTAACGGGCTCGATATTATCGGGTGGTTCTGGATTTTCAATTGACATAAAAGCAGGCGCTATGGCGTCGGGGGATCGCTTTGCCATTCGCCCGACAGCGGGCGCCTCAAATGGCATTGAAGTTGTCATGAAAGACCCTAAAGGCATTGCCGCCGCATCCCCAAAGATTACCGCAGATGCCGCTAACTCGGGTAATACCCAAGTTAAGTTGACTCAAATTGGCAATCGCAATGCCGCAAATTTCCCTGTGACGGGCAGTGAATTGACAATAAAGCTCGATACCACAGTGTTGCCACCCACCTATGAAGCATTCGATGCCGCAGGAACATCACTTGGGGCTGCTACAACTTATACCCCACCGAGTATCAGCGCCTTTGGTTTTACCTTTGAAGTGGACAGCACAGCTGCAGCGGCTAATGACAGATTTACCTTCGATTTATCCTTCGCCGAGGGTGATAACTCCAATGCTGTCGCTATGGCTAAGTTGAGCGAAAGCAAGGTGATGAATAGTGGCAAGTCGGCCTTAGCGGATGTGTTCGAGAATACTAAGCTCGATATTGGCAGCAAAACGAAAGCGGCCGAAGTGCGTACAGGTTCGGCTGAGGCTGTATATCAGCAAGCTTATGCGCGCGTAGAGAGTGAGTCGGGCGTGAACTTAGATGAAGAAGCCGCAAATTTAATGCGTTTTCAGCAAGCCTATCAAGCCTCTGCGCGGATCATGACGACCGCACAGCAGATTTTTGACACCTTATTATCCTCAGTGCGTTAGGAGATTTAACTATGCGATTATCATCCGCGCAGCTCTTTAATCAAAGCATTACCAGTGTGCTGCAAAAGCAAACAGCGACCAGCAAAATTCTTGACCAATTGAGCAGTGGTAAGAAAGTCAATACTGCGGGTGACGATCCTGTGGCGTCACAGGGTATCGATAATCTGAATCAAAAAAATGCACTCGTCGATCAGTTTATGAAGAACATTGATTATGCAACGAATCGTCTTGCCGTGACTGAAAGTAAACTCGGTAGTGCTGAAGATTTGACCGGTTCGATGCGTGAGCAAGTTATGCGCGCGATAAACGGCACACTATCTGGAACTGAGCGGCAAATGATTGCCGATGAGATGAAAGGCAGCTTGGAAGAGTTGCTTTCTATTGCGAATAGTAAGGATGAATCTGGCAATTATATGTTCTCCGGTTTCAGTACCGATAAAGAACCTTTTGCTTTTGATAATTCGACGCCGCCTAAAATTGTGTATAGCGGTGATTCTGGCGTCAGAAATAGTTTAGTGCAAACGGGTGTTGCCATGGGGACAAACATCCCTGGCGATAGCGCGTTTATGAAAGCACCCAATGGACTTGGTGATTATAGCGTCAATTATTTGGCCAGCCAGCAGGGTGAGTTTAGCGTTAAAACGGCGAAAATTGCTGACGCTGCAACTTATGTGGCTGATACATATACGTTTAACTTTACTGATAATGGCGCTGGTGGCACGAATTTACAAGTGCTCGATTCTGCCAATAATCCTGTCGCAAACGTCGCTAATTTTGATGCGACCAATCCCGTTAGTTTTAATGGTATAGACGTTAAAATTGATGGAAAACCCGGCGCTGGCGATAGTTTCACCATGGAACCCCAGGCCGAGGTCAGTATTTTCGATACGATCAGCAGTGCGATTGCATTAATCGAAGACCCTAATTCTGCCAACACGCCTCAAGGGCGAGCTCAGTTGGCACAGATATTGAATAACGTTGATAGTGGCGTCAATCAAATTAGTTCTGCCAGAAGTGTGGCGGGGAATAATCTGAAAGTTGTCGAAAGTTACACAGAGACACATACCGAGGAGAAAGTGGTTAACACATCAGCGCTATCACTCTTGGAAGATCTCGATTATGCATCAGCGATTACGGAATTTGAAAAGCAACAGCTTGCATTGAACGCAGTCTCTAACGTTTTTAGTAAGGTGGGTTCTGTTTCCCTGTTCGACTTTATTTAACAGAAAGCAAGTACCTATCCATCTGTAAGATAAATTGTTAAAAATTTAGCCAAGCTCCAAGCCTTGGCGGTATAACTAGGAAGAGGAACTCAACATGGCTATTACAGTTAATACCAACGTGACTTCAATGAAGGCACAAAAGAATTTAAATACATCTGGAAATGCACTCGCGACATCAATGGAAAGATTATCTAGTGGTTTGCGGATTAATAGTGCGAAAGATGATGCTGCTGGTTTAGCTATTTCTAATCGGCTGAATTCACAGGTCCGCGGCCTAGAAGTTGGAATGCGAAATGCAAATGATGGAATTTCTGTTGCTCAAGTTGCTGAAGGCGCAATGCAAGAGCAGACCAATATGCTACAGCGTATGCGAGACCTCGCTGTACAATCTGTCAATGGTGCAAACTCCACTAGTGACAAAGAAGCACTACAAGCTGAAATAGATCAGTTAACTTCAGAAATTACGGCAATTTCTAATTCAACAGCATTCGGTGATACTAAATTGCTTAGTGGTGGATTCACTGGCAAAAGTTTCCAAGTAGGCCATCAAGAAGGTGAGAACATTTCTATCTCAATTTCTGGTACAGATGCGACGACTTTAGGTGTTAATGCATTGGTAGTTTCTAGTGATACTGCAGCTTCAACTGCTATCGGTGCTATTGATAGTGCATTGAAATTGATTGATACTCAACGTGCGACGTTAGGTGCTGTTCAAAACCGCTTAGCTCATAACATTAGTAATAGTGCAAATACCCAATCAAACGTTGCAGATGCAAAGAGCCGTATTGTTGATGTAGACTTTGCGAAAGAAACTGCGCAAATGACAAAGAATCAAGTTCTGCAGCAAACTGGTAGTTCTA of the Shewanella baltica genome contains:
- a CDS encoding flagellin N-terminal helical domain-containing protein; this encodes MAITVNTNVTSMKAQKNLNTSGNALATSMERLSSGLRINSAKDDAAGLAISNRLNSQVRGLEVGMRNANDGISVAQVAEGAMQEQTNMLQRMRDLAVQSVNGANSTSDKEALQAEIDQLTSEITAISNSTAFGDTKLLSGGFTGKSFQVGHQEGENISISISGTDATTLGVNALVVSSDTAASTAIGAIDSALKLIDTQRATLGAVQNRLAHNISNSANTQSNVADAKSRIVDVDFAKETAQMTKNQVLQQTGSSMLAQANQLPQVALSLLG
- the flgJ gene encoding flagellar assembly peptidoglycan hydrolase FlgJ, whose amino-acid sequence is MEKLSSSSHFLDLGGLDSLRAQAQKDEKGALKKVAQQFEGIFVQMLMKSMRDANAVFKSDSPLNSQYTQFYEQMRDQQLSVDLSDKGVLGLADMMVQQLSPETSHFTPASVLRDDGGMKMLHDAKALNVPMQSAAAPVVEPTVVNHGVPTAIARPAFEPDRAMDANSSMDIDTPHRLLAIDTPKPSWSEQSLSVVDPVISGQVLPTAAFRETQKIVRFGSREEFLATLYPHAEKAAKALGTQPEVLLAQSALETGWGQKIVRGNNGAPSHNLFNIKADRRWQGDKANVSTLEFEHGVAVQQKADFRVYSDFEHSFNDFVSFIAEGDRYQDAKKVAASPTQFIRALQDAGYATDPRYAEKVIKVMQSISEELKSILPGEDK
- the flgF gene encoding flagellar basal-body rod protein FlgF, which codes for MDKFLYVAMSGAKQNMNELALRANNLANANTDGFKSDMAQARSMQAFGEGLPTRVFAMTESPSANFRSGPIKTTGRDLDVAIKGDGWFAVQAKDGSEAYTRSGSLSFDSTGLLHNDRGNPVMGDAGPIVLPLPIEKVSISQDGIISVRPQGATAEVVEEVGRLKLVNPGNAQMMRGEDGLFRQMSGEPAPADPFVAVESGAVEGSNVNPVDEMVSLIDLQRQFELQVKMMKTAEENDRASSSLMRIS
- the flgG gene encoding flagellar basal-body rod protein FlgG, whose translation is MHPALWISKTGLDAQQTDIAVISNNVANASTVGYKKSRAVFEDLLYQTVNQAGGVSASNTKLPNGLNIGAGTKVVATQKMFTQGNMLTTDNSLDLMIEGPGFFEIQLPDGTAAYTRNGQFTLDDTGQIVTPGSGYLLQPAITIPDNATSITVSAEGEVSVKTPGTAENQVVGQLTMTDFINPSGLDPMGQNLYTETGASGTPIQGTASLDGMGAIRQGALETSNVNVTEELVNLIESQRIYEMNSKVISAVDQMLSYVTQNL
- the flgK gene encoding flagellar hook-associated protein FlgK, which translates into the protein MAVDLLNIARTGVLASQSQLGVTSNNIANANTAGYHRQVATQSTLESQRLGNSFYGTGTYVNDVKRIYNDYAARELRIGQTTLSAAEASYGKLSELDQLFSQIGKVVPQSLNDLFSGLNSVADLPADLGIRSSTLTNAQQVASSLNQMQSYLNGQLDQTNDQITGMTKRINEIGTELAKLNLELMKSPNQDAQLLDKQDALVQELSQYAQVNVIPQENGAKSIMLGGSVMLVSGEIAMSMGTQAGNPFPKELQLNSSIGSQSVTVDPSKLGGQLGAMFDYRDQTLIPAGHELDQLALGVADNFNKMQAQGIDLNGQLGANIFKDINDPMMSLGRAAGFSGNTGNATLGVTIDDTSLLTGGAYELSFTSPATYELRDTETGTITPLTLTGSILSGGSGFSIDIKAGAMASGDRFAIRPTAGASNGIEVVMKDPKGIAAASPKITADAANSGNTQVKLTQIGNRNAANFPVTGSELTIKLDTTVLPPTYEAFDAAGTSLGAATTYTPPSISAFGFTFEVDSTAAAANDRFTFDLSFAEGDNSNAVAMAKLSESKVMNSGKSALADVFENTKLDIGSKTKAAEVRTGSAEAVYQQAYARVESESGVNLDEEAANLMRFQQAYQASARIMTTAQQIFDTLLSSVR
- the flgH gene encoding flagellar basal body L-ring protein FlgH codes for the protein MARYLVVAVALLLAACSSTQKKPLADDPFYAPVYPEAPPTKIAATGSIYQDSQASSLYSDIRAHKVGDIITIVLKESTQAKKSAGNQIKKGSDMTLDPIFAGGSNVSIGGVPIDLRYKDSMNTKRESDADQSNSLDGSISANVMQVLNNGSLVIRGEKWISINNGDEFIRVTGLVRSQDIKPDNTIDSTRMANARIQYSGTGTFADAQKVGWLSQFFMSDWWPF
- the flgE gene encoding flagellar hook protein FlgE, yielding MSFNIALSGISAAQKDLNTTANNIANANTIGFKESRAEFADVYANSIFSNSKTAVGGGVATSQVAQQFHQGSLQLTSNSLDMAIKGGGFFVTASEIGSLDHSFTRAGAFKVDSNNYMVDSAGNFLQTFPVDKDGNSTSVSLTTAKPVQIPDTAGSPIKTENVSLQMNLNAKESTLDPAAFDPLDPKTYNNVTSMTMYDSLGEPHIMTTYFVKPNDASYNGESNWVAYYAIDGKQVDLDGAAGTYQTDTTGDGNPDSTSTAQTTGGWKGSVLKFNSVGVYTGSDPAVVKTETLGVGGAGVLGAGADGTQDLTIKFNAPTQYAAPFAATELTQDGTTVGRLTNVEIGADGLITASYSNGSSVPLARVALVRFANEQGLTQVGNTSWKASLNSGPALAGEANSGTFGSISSSALEQSNIDLTTELVDLISAQRNFQANSRTLEVNNTLQQTVLQIR
- a CDS encoding flagellar basal body P-ring protein FlgI, which gives rise to MKYKLVLAVAVLVFSLPSQAERIKDIANVQGVRSNQLIGYGLVVGLPGTGEKTSYTEQTFMTMLKNFGINLPDNVKPKIKNVAVVAVHADMPAFIKPGQDLDVTVSSLGEAKSLRGGTLLQTFLKGVDGNVYAIAQGSLVVSGFSADGLDGSKVIQNTPTVGRIPNGAIVERSVATPFSTGDYLTFNLRRSDFSTAQRMADAINELLGPDMARPLDATSVQVNAPRDVSQRVSFLATLENLDVIPAEESAKVIVNSRTGTIVVGQNVRLLPAAITHGGMTVTIAEATQVSQPNALANGQTTVTSNSTITATESDRRMFMFNPGTTLDELVRAVNLVGAAPSDVLAILEALKVAGALHGELIII
- the flgL gene encoding flagellar hook-associated protein FlgL, whose product is MRLSSAQLFNQSITSVLQKQTATSKILDQLSSGKKVNTAGDDPVASQGIDNLNQKNALVDQFMKNIDYATNRLAVTESKLGSAEDLTGSMREQVMRAINGTLSGTERQMIADEMKGSLEELLSIANSKDESGNYMFSGFSTDKEPFAFDNSTPPKIVYSGDSGVRNSLVQTGVAMGTNIPGDSAFMKAPNGLGDYSVNYLASQQGEFSVKTAKIADAATYVADTYTFNFTDNGAGGTNLQVLDSANNPVANVANFDATNPVSFNGIDVKIDGKPGAGDSFTMEPQAEVSIFDTISSAIALIEDPNSANTPQGRAQLAQILNNVDSGVNQISSARSVAGNNLKVVESYTETHTEEKVVNTSALSLLEDLDYASAITEFEKQQLALNAVSNVFSKVGSVSLFDFI